In the genome of Bdellovibrio bacteriovorus, one region contains:
- the rpsR gene encoding 30S ribosomal protein S18 has protein sequence MKKTTRSKYRQEFSGDHVFDYKDPASLTRFIGDGGKITPSRISKLSVAQQKKVAAAVKKARNLALLPSGSDAYDTFHRAEAISPVPFEI, from the coding sequence ATGAAAAAGACAACTCGTAGCAAATACCGTCAAGAATTCTCCGGCGACCACGTATTCGATTATAAAGATCCAGCATCTTTGACTCGTTTCATCGGTGACGGTGGTAAAATCACTCCATCTCGCATCTCTAAACTATCAGTAGCTCAACAAAAGAAAGTTGCTGCTGCAGTTAAAAAAGCTCGTAACCTAGCTCTATTGCCTTCTGGTTCAGACGCTTACGATACTTTCCACAGAGCTGAAGCAATCTCTCCAGTTCCTTTCGAGATCTAA
- the rpmB gene encoding 50S ribosomal protein L28 — MSKCEITGKGPVVKNLVSHSNIKTKSTAQPNVQKKRIFSRVLNQMVRLQIATSAIRDMEHMGGFDNFILNSDDAKLSKRAMAVKLRIKKKISTKK, encoded by the coding sequence ATGAGCAAATGTGAAATTACTGGAAAAGGCCCTGTTGTAAAAAACTTGGTGTCTCACTCCAACATTAAAACTAAATCAACAGCTCAACCAAATGTTCAAAAAAAACGCATCTTTAGCCGTGTTTTGAACCAAATGGTGAGATTGCAAATCGCAACTAGCGCGATCCGTGACATGGAGCACATGGGCGGTTTCGACAACTTTATTCTTAATTCTGACGACGCTAAGCTTTCTAAAAGAGCTATGGCTGTTAAATTGAGAATCAAAAAGAAAATCTCTACTAAGAAGTAA
- a CDS encoding KOW motif domain-containing protein: MKLKIKKGATVQVITGSDKGKKGSVMAVDVKNMKIQVQGVKVQTHYDKKDGLLKKEGFIDYSNVKLVEAATKEKKTSKKATKSKSA; this comes from the coding sequence ATGAAATTGAAAATCAAAAAAGGCGCAACTGTACAAGTTATCACTGGATCTGACAAAGGTAAGAAGGGTTCAGTAATGGCTGTTGACGTTAAAAACATGAAAATCCAAGTTCAAGGTGTGAAAGTACAAACACACTATGACAAAAAAGACGGTCTTTTGAAAAAAGAAGGCTTCATCGACTACTCAAATGTGAAGTTGGTAGAAGCTGCTACTAAAGAGAAAAAGACTTCTAAAAAAGCTACTAAGTCTAAATCAGCTTAG
- a CDS encoding carbon-nitrogen hydrolase family protein, which produces MSSSSELVVAAVQMTSIDDVDANLMQMEALLEETFRQAQPRLVCFPENCLYLRLKEGEKIQGFALDHSAFKSLSEAAKKYNTFLHLGSVPLFVEGHLYNSSVLITPLGEVRPTYQKLHLFDIQLEGQKPIRESDVFRHGQRPNTLDIDGWKIGEAICYDVRFAELFSQYARKEVDVILLPAAFLVKTGEAHWEILLRARAIENQSYVVAAAQGGTHTSSHGGTRETYGHSLLIDPWGTVVGQIEKRAPGITFAKFTKERIEKVRAQIPMKFHRRLPVG; this is translated from the coding sequence ATGAGTTCTTCCTCTGAGTTGGTGGTCGCAGCCGTGCAAATGACATCGATTGACGATGTCGACGCCAACCTTATGCAGATGGAAGCTCTTCTTGAAGAAACCTTCCGACAAGCTCAACCTCGTCTAGTCTGCTTTCCTGAAAACTGCCTGTATTTGCGACTGAAAGAAGGGGAAAAGATCCAAGGTTTCGCCTTGGATCACTCCGCCTTCAAATCACTTTCTGAGGCCGCGAAAAAATATAATACATTTTTGCACTTAGGCTCTGTTCCTCTTTTTGTAGAGGGGCATTTGTACAATTCTTCGGTGTTGATCACTCCTCTTGGAGAAGTTCGCCCCACTTATCAAAAACTGCATCTTTTCGATATCCAACTTGAAGGACAAAAACCGATTCGCGAGTCCGATGTTTTCCGTCATGGCCAGCGCCCTAATACTTTGGATATTGATGGCTGGAAAATCGGTGAGGCGATTTGCTACGACGTGCGTTTTGCTGAGTTGTTTTCGCAGTACGCGCGCAAGGAAGTGGATGTCATTTTGTTGCCCGCAGCTTTCCTAGTGAAAACAGGAGAAGCCCATTGGGAAATCCTTCTGCGAGCAAGAGCGATTGAGAATCAGTCTTATGTCGTCGCCGCAGCACAGGGTGGCACGCATACAAGTTCTCATGGTGGCACTCGTGAAACTTACGGGCATTCTTTGTTGATTGATCCTTGGGGCACCGTGGTCGGACAAATCGAAAAAAGAGCTCCAGGCATCACATTTGCGAAGTTCACAAAAGAGCGCATCGAAAAAGTGCGCGCGCAAATCCCGATGAAGTTTCATCGTCGATTGCCAGTGGGCTAA